In Brienomyrus brachyistius isolate T26 unplaced genomic scaffold, BBRACH_0.4 scaffold41, whole genome shotgun sequence, a single genomic region encodes these proteins:
- the LOC125722713 gene encoding serine/threonine-protein kinase PLK3-like, translating into MSNVKDLKHLCCLSYYRYQLLVGEIAFYADDYWEMLKNIKEAKFILPQNLSIEAGKLMGKIFRIDPRDRPSLSNVRRHKFFTKGFTPKALPASSCNTPPQHKAVNPFKKIFNRFMRLIRKKRSRVEPLREDAEQSGLEIPQPVESLRVLEDVNRPMNKLTWSSWSKWLRDL; encoded by the exons atgtcaaatgtgaaagacctcaaacacctttgctgcctttcttactacaggtaccAGCTTCTGGTTGGGGAAATCGCATTCTACGCTGACGATTACTGGGAGATGCTCAAGAATATAAAGGAAGCCAAATTTATTCTACCGCAGAATCTCTCTATTGAAGCTGGGAAACTGATGGGCAAGATATTTAGAATCGACCCACGGGATCGCCCGTCACTATCGAATGTCCGTCGCCACAAGTTCTTCACAAAG GGCTTCACTCCAAAGGCACTGCCAGCTAGTAGCTGCAATACACCACCACAGCATAAAGCAGTCAACCCATTCAAAAAGATTTTCAACCGTTTCATGCGCCTGATACGAAAAAAGCGATCCAGAG TTGAGCCTTTACGGGAGGATGCCGAGCAGAGTGGACTTGAGATCCCCCAGCCTGTGGAGTCACTCCGTGTTCTAGAGGATGTCAACAGACCAATGAACAAATTGACCTGGTCCAGTTGGTCAAAGTGGTTGAG GGACCTGTAG
- the LOC125722709 gene encoding serine/threonine-protein kinase PLK3-like has protein sequence MTQCTRNLERERSLPISSIPRVSYGSRFSSGEIMSVSEPSRAQMASEVPEILVDPKTLRSYGRDELLGQGACGKCYKMTDLETGDTYAVKVIRLYSWGVEEVCEEVQILKTLRHKNVVGFSHSFEDDKFMYIFMELCSGQTLGDILKARGTLTEPEVRYYINQLISGLTYIHRQGYVHRDIKLENLFINDQMELKIGDFGLAVKLKPREKEVCGTPVYMAPEVWKREGHGTEADVWALGCVIISLLKLGN, from the exons ATGACGCAGTGTACACGTAATTTAGAACGCGAGCGCTCACTACCCATTTCGAGTATTCCACGGGTTAGTTACGGATCGCGCTTCTCTTCTGGTGAAATCATGTCTGTCAGTGAACCTTCCCGCGCTCAGATGGCATCGGAAGTGCCTGAGATTCTGGTAGATCCCAAGACATTAAGGTCCTACGGCAGGGATGAGCTTTTGGGACAG GGCGCTTGTGGCAAATGCTATAAGATGACCGATCTTGAAACTGGCGACACCTATGCTGTTAAGGTCATCCGGCTATATTCCTGGGGAGTGGAGGAG GTCTGTGAAGaagtacagattttaaaaacACTGCGGCACAAGAATGTGGTGGGGTTCTCCCACTCTTTCGAAGATGACaaattcatgtatattttcatggagttgtgcagtgggcag acactcggtgacattttaaaagctcGGGGGACTTTGACTGAGCCCGAAGTGCGATACTACATTAACCAGCTGATTTCAGGGTTAACATACATCCACCGGCAAGGTTACGTCCACAGGGACATCAAGTTGG aaaatTTATTTATCAATGACCAAATGGAACTGAAAATTGGGGATTTCGGACTGGCGGTCAAGCTGAAGCCGAGGGAGAA agAAGTGTGTGGTACTCCCGTCTACATGGCTCCAGAAGTGTGGAAACGAGAGGGCCATGGAACGGAAGCGGACgtctgggcactgggctgtgtcat AATCTCTCTATTGAAGCTGGGAAACTGA